The Gossypium arboreum isolate Shixiya-1 chromosome 2, ASM2569848v2, whole genome shotgun sequence region agaacaagtaccccttaccaagaattgatgacttgtttgaccaattgaagggagccacagtattttcaaagatagacttgaggtctggttactaccagttgagagacAAGGATTCGGACGTACCGAAAACTGCATTTTAGACAAGGTaaggtcactatgaatttttggttataccttttggtttaacgaatgcgcctgttgtatttatggacttaataaattatattttctgaCCATACCtggataaatttgtggttgttttcattgatgatattctgatttattttaatgatgagactgagcatgccgagcagtTGAGAatggttttgcaaactttgagagacaagcagttgtatgctaagttcagttaaagtgaattttggctacgaaaAGTTGGGTTTTTAGGCCACATTGTTTtggtgatggtattagagttgacccgagtaagattttggctattgttgattggaaactgccGAGGAATGTAACGGAGGTTAGAAGATTCCTAGGTTTGGCCAAatattacagacggtttgtgaaaggattctccatgattgctactctgatgacgagattattacaaaaagatgttaagtttgaaagGACGGAAAAATTCCaaaagagttttgagaaactaaggGAATTATTGATTGAGGCTCtgattttagtacaacctgaatcgggaaaagaatttgtggtgatGCGTCtttgaatggattgggttgtgtgcttatgcaggaAGGCAAGGTGATCGCTTATACCTCGAGATAgctgaaaccacatgagaagaattatccgacacacgatttggaattggaaGTCATTGTGTTTGCACTGAAGATttagagacatcatttgtatggtgagaaatgtcatgtgtatatttaccataaaagtctaaagtacttgatgactcaaaaggacttgaaccTACGATAATAGAGATggtagagttgataaaagattatgagttagtgattgattaccaCCTGGGAAAGGCAAACGTGGtcgccgatgccttgagtaggaaatcctttTTTGCATTGAAGGCTATGAATAGTCAGTTGGCCTTGTTAGATGATGGATCTATTCTAGCTGGGCtaagagctagaccaatgtttcttcaagagatttatgaagctcatCAAAGTGACGGTggtttgcaagccaaaagagtccAATATGAATCGAGTAAGGAATTAGACTTTCGTTTTAGTCTCGATGGTTGCTTGATATTCCAAAATAGGATATGTATTCCTAAGGATACcgagttgattcagaagattttgcttGAGGCCCATAGTGGTCGTTTGTCTATGCAtcgggtagtatgaaaatgtacaatgatttgaagaaattgtattagtggccaagtatgaaaagagatatttctgagttcgtTTCAAAATgcctgatttgtcaacaagtgaaggctgaacaccaagtaccttcaggcttacttcagcctgtgatggttcccgaatggaaatggg contains the following coding sequences:
- the LOC128284944 gene encoding uncharacterized protein LOC128284944 — its product is MVELIKDYELVIDYHLGKANVVADALSRKSFFALKAMNSQLALLDDGSILAGLRARPMFLQEIYEAHQSDGGLQAKRVQYESSKELDFRFSLDGCLIFQNRICIPKDTELIQKILLEAHSGRLSMHRVV